A window of the Cystobacter fuscus genome harbors these coding sequences:
- a CDS encoding imm11 family protein — protein sequence MEHHFYWVRLGDVPQWLLETPTRDSGEAFDEPWMFADGRVLEEPGRMKAQISTPGEKRAFVFSVIEKAPIASQAIANVFKTLAPDEVQLLPVSIEGESERYFVVNATKVVDCIDEAGCREVQHYPEGSFTEYAGEYRWIYGLRIDPARTEGEQVFRLKKFKTAFIVSEDIKNALERVGNLGVSFERVTGPHEPR from the coding sequence GTGGAGCATCATTTCTACTGGGTGAGACTTGGTGATGTGCCGCAATGGCTGCTCGAGACGCCGACACGGGATTCGGGTGAGGCGTTTGATGAGCCTTGGATGTTCGCTGATGGTCGTGTGCTTGAAGAACCGGGGCGGATGAAGGCCCAGATTTCTACCCCAGGCGAGAAGCGCGCGTTCGTGTTCTCTGTAATAGAAAAGGCCCCCATTGCCAGCCAAGCCATCGCGAATGTCTTCAAAACACTGGCTCCCGATGAGGTCCAGCTTCTTCCGGTGTCGATAGAGGGGGAGTCCGAACGGTACTTCGTCGTGAACGCAACCAAGGTGGTTGATTGCATAGATGAGGCAGGGTGCCGGGAGGTGCAGCACTACCCCGAGGGCTCCTTCACTGAGTACGCGGGTGAGTACCGTTGGATCTACGGCTTGCGGATTGACCCCGCGAGGACGGAGGGCGAGCAGGTCTTCCGGCTGAAGAAGTTCAAGACAGCGTTCATCGTGTCGGAGGACATCAAGAACGCACTCGAACGCGTTGGGAATCTGGGAGTGTCGTTCGAGCGCGTGACGGGACCTCACGAGCCGAGGTAG